The following proteins are co-located in the Bubalus bubalis isolate 160015118507 breed Murrah chromosome 21, NDDB_SH_1, whole genome shotgun sequence genome:
- the SLC22A13 gene encoding LOW QUALITY PROTEIN: solute carrier family 22 member 13 (The sequence of the model RefSeq protein was modified relative to this genomic sequence to represent the inferred CDS: inserted 3 bases in 2 codons; substituted 4 bases at 4 genomic stop codons), whose amino-acid sequence MGLATVGSRMPSKPGVYLQLAELLSFGHFHVQLLILLSVPSFLTAFYMFTQVFMVLDEAHYCSVACVRNQTLNLSAAEQLALSLPLDAADSPEPCLMSSCPPXGASLEYILSHSFSETQLFEAGWYYPXAHICLCLPHFNMVYGRKHLKETSQLVYVAGLLIGALIFRPLCNWIGHKATLLVQLLLFAILGMSIAFVPSCELYMVLCFSVATAVAGYSFSIVTLFTEWVGPLWRIQAVVLAQRTFSLGQMALAGLAYGVQNWRLFQIAGTAPVFLLFCFWALPESARWLLTRRRGEEAKQLIQKVALVNRHKLPSELLSQVLAALGQPCLMGPHRPACLAPHSAHPSQLAPEKTSPAGNALDLFQHPQLWKETLILFYIWFVDSLVFYGLGLKVGHFGLNIYLTQLXFGAVEVPACPCSIFMMEWVGRRXSQLGTLDLGGLTCITIIFVPADTRASATVLALVGKFALAAGFTIFYVDSAELFPTVIRQTGIGLVGIFXSIRGILMPLMILLGEYHASLFVLIYGSLPIGAGLLCALLTETCGQTLKDTVDDLEQESXPHSLKAVLSEKDLEASGSISSPGVAFRAALSSVTVSPKLDWQQQRAA is encoded by the exons ATGGGGCTGGCGACAGTGGGGAGCCGG ATGCCTTCCAAGCCCGGGGTCTACCTACA GTTGGCTGAACTGCTCAGCTTTGGTCACTTCCACGTGCAGCTGCTGATACTGCTGAGTGTGCCCAGCTTCCTGACTGCCTTTTACATGTTCACCCAGGTCTTCATGGTCCTGGACGAGGCCCACTATTGTTCAGTGGCCTGTGTCAGGAACCAGACTCTGAACCTGAGCGCGGCTGAGCAGCTGGCCCTGAGCTTGCCCCTGGATGCTGCAGACAGTCCCGAGCCCTGCCTCATGTCCAGTTGCCCCCC TGGTGCCAGCCTGGAGTACATCCTCAGCCACAGCTTCAGTGAGACACAGCTTTTCGAGGCCGG CTGGTA CTACCCCTGAGCTCACATCTGCCTGTGTCTACCTCATTTTAACATGGTCTATGGTCGGAAGCATCTGAAGGAAACCTCCCAGTTGGTGTATGTGGCTGGGCTCCTCATTGGGGCGCTCATCTTCAGGCCCCTCTGCAACTG gatTGGCCACAAGGCCACTCTCCTGGTGCAGCTGCTCCTCTTCGCCATCCTTGGCATGAGCATAGCCTTCGTGCCCAGCTGTGAGCTCTACATGGTCCTGTGCTTTTCTGTGGCCACAGCTGTCGCTGGATATAGCTTCAGCATTGTCACCCTAT TTACAGAGTGGGTGGGGCCCTTGTGGAGGATCCAGGCTGTGGTCCTGGCACAGCGCACCTTCTCCCTGGGGCAGATGGCTCTTGCAGGACTTGCCTATGGCGTCCAGAACTGGAGACTCTTCCAGATTGCTGGCACTGCACCTGTCTTTCTGCTCTTCTGCTTCTG GGCCCTGCCAGAATCTGCACGGTGGCTCCTTACccggaggaggggagaggaggccaAACAACTGATCCAGAAAGTGGCCTTGGTCAACAGGCACAAACTCCCCTCCGAGCTCCTGAGCCAGGTACTTGCAGCCCTGGGTCAGCCCTGCCTGATGGGACCACACAGACCGGCCTGCCTGGCCCCTCACTCTGCACATCCCTCCCAACTGGCCCCAGAGAAGACCAGCCCCGCAGGGAATGCCCTAGATCTGTTCCAACACCCCCAGCTCTGGAAAGAGACCCTGATTCTCTTCTACATCTG GTTTGTGGACAGCCTGGTGTTCTATGGTCTGGGCCTCAAGGTGGGGCACTTTGGCCTGAATATCTACCTGACACAGT ACTTTGGAGCAGTCGAGGTGCCTGCCTGTCCCTGCAGCATCTTTATGATGGAATGGGTGGGCCGCAGGTAGAGTCAGTTGGGGACCCTGGATCTGGGTGGCCTCACGTGTATCACCATCATCTTCGTCCCAGCAGATACCAGGGCCTCTGC CACTGTGCTGGCCCTGGTGGGGAAGTTTGCCTTGGCGGCTGGATTTACCATCTTCTACGTGGACTCTGCTGAGCTCTTCCCCACTGTCATCAG GCAGACGGGCATAGGGCTGGTGGGCATCTTTTAAAGTATCAGGGGCATCCTCATGCCACTCATGATCCTGCTGGGCGAGTATCATGCATCCCTCTTTGTGCTCATCTATGGCAGCCTCCCCATTGGAGCCGGCTTACTCTGTGCCCTGCTGACAGAGACATGTGGCCAGACCCTGAAGGACACCGTCGATGACCTGGAGCAAGAATCCTGACCACA CTCTCTGAAGGCAGTGCTCTCAGAAAAGGATTTGGAGGCCTCGGGAAGTATTTCCAGCCCAGGGGTAGCCTTTAGAGCAGCACTTAGCTCTGTAACTGTGTCTCCAAAGCTAGACTGGCAGCAGCAGAGAGCTGCCTAA